The Quercus lobata isolate SW786 chromosome 4, ValleyOak3.0 Primary Assembly, whole genome shotgun sequence genome segment TATCATATAAGTTACCGGGCATGTACACACATAAAACTGTAAATATACTATTACGCAATcaggggaagaagaagatgtagaaCCAAATCTGTTTTGAAATTCGTTTTCTAAacaagttttttgaaatacatcaTGGAAATATTAATGCATTATCAGAActctcaatttcaattcaaacacTACTAGAGTTTCCTCGCAACTTgttatgaaacaaaaaatatacatgCAACATAaatcataggaaagaaaataattatataattacaGAATAAACATTCTTCCCCAAGAGGAAGGAAAGCATAGGCAGATGAACGAAAGGAGTAATCAAACCTTAGAAATGGTTGGAATTCGTTCTGCATAGCATAAACCAGGAGCAGTTAAATTCTAAGTTTCCTTGCAACTTCCTATGAAATAGGAAATAAACATGCAACATCAATGCtaggaaaacaaataaattatacacttaaacaatataattttttcacaacaGCGAACGAAAGCATAGGCAGATGAAAGGAAGAAGTAATCAAACCTTAGGAAGCATAAACCAGGACCATTAAAATTATCAGTTTCCTTACAACTTGTTATGAAACGGAAAATAAACATACAACATCAATCATAgaaaaacaatcaaattatataattagacaacaaaattttttgacaaaaaggaacaaaagttTAGGCATATTAAAGAAATGAGTAATCAAACCTTAGGAATGGTTGGAATTGGTTTTGCAGAGCATAAACCAAGACCATTAAAGttgtaaagaaaagtaaaatcggAATAGATGGAGAACCTCTTCCTATATAAGATACATAAATAGCATTCATTGAAAAATAGGGGAGCTGTATGTTAAGGTGGCTTAATCAGTGTGGTAACTGCGACCATGCACCGTTAGTTGAGTAGGAGAGGAACAATCttgggttttgattattgtAGAAGGAGAGGTGAACCTGAAAATACACGGGTGTgagggaaaataaataaataaaaaaggagcaCAGCTAACTTTCACCTAACTTCTATCAGCAATAGTAGCGTAATTACAATTGATCCCAGTTAAATTTAGACAGATGGAGGAAAATTAGAcaccaatttcatatttaaattggTGTCATCCCCACAAGAATCTAGACACATGACATTGGTAACAGTTATGACCCTCTTCATACAGTGTTTTTCTAGCCTGTATTGACATGACAAGCTCTactaaattttgattgtaatgcTTGAACCGTGAAATGAGGTTATAAATGCACCACAATAATGATTTTCTTTCTACTCCCACTAAATTCGTAGATTGAGTAAGCTATGAGTCGCAGCGTCTCAATGTCAAATCGTAAAATGCGAAACGAGTTTGGATCTACTTCAACATATGGATCATTAGAAGCTCCAGCAGATCAACAACTACAGACATACACAGACCACTATGGAGGAAAATGGGtcggaaagaagagagatttcattaatatgccaatatacaCGTACGAGAGTCTTGGAAGCGTCGGACACATCATGGTCGGCAAACCCACAAAACTAAGTACAGATACAACCGCAATAGAGTTCACCGTAGCAGAACCACCATGGTCAACCCTATACGAGAAGAGGTGTGAGTTGGAGGTGTATTGTCGATGGCACGGGTTACGAGTTCCTAAGGCACGCTCAGCCGAGTTACCTAGAGATGAACTTGCCAACATACTTGCGCGTCTTGAACaagagaacaatcaaatgcaaaggcGACTAAACCGTTTTCACGCAATCCAAAAAGATAGGAAGCATCTAAAGGGGAAGGCGCAAGAGCGAGCCATGaagtctattaatgaaattactgcgttagatgatgaaagagatatttcagacttctcagattcaagcaaTGATGACTTCCAGAAATTTCTACCTACGAACATTAGACGTTTTTGTTAATATCTACACATTCTGTGCAATATAAAATGTTGTTCTTAACGTCTGacaaatgatgattatgtacgTTCAACTTTTGCATTACTAAAGAGAAACTGTTCATTAGTTTTCGCTAAGTTTAAATGAAAtcagtttatcattttttacctgctgttctttgttgctacatatgaaaatttaaactgaaaatttcataCATTCTACAATACAGACTCTTCCAAACCACACACACCAACCACTCTTTCACAGAAAAACCATATGGTTCCTAAAGCAAGGACTCGCCGAAGTAGAGTGGGGCCCAATTGAGACCATCACCGGCAAGGTGTAAAAACACACATTTGTTCAAGATAATACTCCCTTCCAACATGCATTCCGTGAAACTGGTACTGTATTACATTGTTATGTCAGTATGTTGCAATGTTTTCAATGGATTAGCTAAGTGTATATGAAATCGTAATTCATTCTTTCCCTGttgttctttgttgctacatatGATTCTTGTACTTTGGTTGGAAAATGTCCTCTGCTTAGATATGTTGATGTTTCCAATATTCTCTCTGTGTAAATTGAAATGTTACCCACATAACACTCATCACCCAACTTAGATTTATTGCACATTACTTGtaggaaaatttaatagatCCAATACATACAGACTCATCCAAACCACACATACTAACTACACATATGAttcaataatacaaataattcatatatatgacACCATCAGTTGCTGTATCATATACCTGAATCCGTGTATCTTAGTTCTACTACTGTCCTACTTTATATAAATACATTACATACAGACTCATCCAAACCAGGCCAACCACTCATTCTGTCTTCCTTTTTATGTAGAAGAAAGTTTTTTGTTACTTTCGTAACAAACTTTTGTCTGGCTTCATGTTTTATGGGCAAATCAGCTAAGGGATATGTTTCTATCATCTTCATATAAGTCTATTATTTCTAGCTGATGATCTTCCAATTTACAGTTGTTATTGGGTGGATATTGAATCTCAGTGGTAGTCTTATCAAATATAAGAACATGGAAGCTTAATTTTCCTTCACATCTGAAAACtagaaaataaacataacagATAGAATGGTATTCAACGAAATCCTGCCAACCATTACAAAACCAAATGTTGTTATCAACTTTCTTCAATCCCACTTGCCAAATACCACCATAAGGAACAGTGAGTGTAGCTACCATGGATAGCTCAGCACTGTTGAACCCTGACCACAAGTACCCATCCACACTCACGTGAAAATACAGAGCATCCCTTCAAAGTTCATGCATTAATTTTGGGGGTGAGCTGTCCACCATTTCTACTTATACACTTTGCAGTGCTGCATGTGCTGCTCAACAGTGCATCACACTGTTGAACCCTGTCCAGTCATATCACTTACACGCACATGCGCACACAGATATGCATCCTTTCgcaatgcaccgttttcaaggatgcagagcattcctgaaaagtttatgatacatttaacGCAGCTCGGCACTGTCTCATCAAGTCATGTCAAACGAGGCACAGGAATGCTGAATAGTCTTCACGTGAACCTTATCCAGTCATATCACCTACACGCTCGTCAATACACAAATATGCAAATTTttgcaatgcaccgttttcaaTGATGCAGAGCATCCTTGAAAAGTTTATGAAACATTTAATGCAACTCGGCACTGTCTCGTCAAgtcatgtcagatgaagcaTAGGAATGCTGAATAGTCTTCACGTGAATAAACACACAACCTCCTTTGCAGTACACATCACCTGCCTTCTACTGTAGCATAAGCTATAGCCATATCAAACAGTTGCCTCAGCGAACCACGTGCACCAACAAGTGCCACTGTATAGCCAAGTCATGTTCGCAGTTAGTATGTGCTCCTCAACACCTCACTAAACAATACAATGTCGAGACATATCATCTTTATTCACGTGAATAtcccatttacatctacccttgcaaaactcctatataaagtcccactcccatttacatctacccttgcaaaacatCTATAGATACCGAtcataaattacattttccaatGTCAATGCGCAATTGGATGCTACCTCGTTTTCCAAATAACTATAGGAGGGAGAGAGATTCCGACGAGAGAGAATACTATGCCGGACTGCGGCGGGAGTGGGACTTTCGTGTGAACGAGTCCAACGCTCTGCACGATGATCTCGTGCGAATCGGAGTGCCTCTTGTTGATCGTGTCTCACTCACACTATCATGACAAAATATGCATCAATATGAGCGTGcagtgacaaaaataaaaaaagagaataatctGATGATACTCCGTAGGTCCAGGTATCACATGCTACAGCTAGCGGAAGAGCTGGCCGCCGCCACGAACCCGCAACTCACTCCGACGGAACGTAACAATGTCCTCAACTACGAGGACTACCTGTCAGAGTGAATGCCTATGTGGTATGTGTGTTATGTCTCGGTTAAGTCAATAATGTTAGTAGCATTAGTGTTCAATATGCAATGCATGCATATTGGTGACATCGTGTAAGTTATTTTAAGTTCTCTGTGTTATGTTGTAGGTGCTTATTGTTATGTTCTAGGTGcttattgaaaaatatcatgTGTGGGAATATTTGACTTTTATGCATTCTGTGGGAATAAACTAGATTACGAATAATGTGCATGGTCCTCACAATCAATAATAAGGTTTACATAGTACAAATGCAACAACAGTGACCCACATACATTTAAAACATAGTTaacaaaaatagttaaataacaAAGTCTAATTACACCACGACACGATTAGTCTTCATCTGACATCTCCACGTCtgactgataaatgggatcAGCAAGAAGTGATTGCATGAATTGTGCGTGCTCGTACCACCCTCCCTCCACTGACTCTCGAATCTCAACTTGGGTCCGATATCGATTAAGACGTATCTTCAttcaattattttcttctcttatgcgGTTCAATGCTTTACGAAGTTCGTCAATCGTGTCTCTAGGCATCTGCGATGCGAGTCGCCGAGGCACTGGCAACTTAAAACCAgtcaactcatcataaaacatttgttgTTCATGAAATATCCAATCCCACTCCTGTCTCATGGTATTGTGAACATGAGCACTATTTCGCAGATTTGGATTGATTGGATAGCTAAACTCATCTTCCAATACCCAGCAACGACCCATAGCAGTGAACACATCGTGAGGCCTATAGAGTTGTGGGTTGCCAGAACCAGACATTGACACTGAATACAATAACATCAACTGATCAAGTTAACAGTGTGCATCAATTGTTGGTAAATAATGAAATGCTGCATAAGATGGTACATGACAATGGCGGAGGTAGGATTTCAATTCAGGGGGGGCAAGCTTAGAAGTCAatattaacaacaacaaaaaattatatatatatatatatatatattcaaaaaaattataaaaacaactaTAAGTGTCATACAAAAACTATGTAAactatatttacacatttaagttaatactataaaataaattgtggaaataaataaatatttaaaatatagcaATTTACTTGCAAAGTTGTATACACATCTCACtatcttttcttgattgtttTTGAAACTATAGGAAAAGTTcgactttctttttattttacaagctaattaaaattttagttcatagcATAAACCCACAATTTAAAACTGAAATGTCAACAAATTGaggaccaaaaaacaaaaaaaaaagtgtatacaATATAGGACTATCGATTGACATAAGAAAGACACTACAATGCATTATTATTATGCTAGGCTTAAGTGCATGATAATTAAAAGCTAACAGCTAACAAGTTAAAGCTCTTGGTGTGTGTTATTGTGCCTAACGGAAattcttctaattatttttgCTTCTGTCACGAAACTTTTTCCttgtttcctattttttttccttacacgGTGTCATTGACTTAGGTAAGCTTGCCATTTTCCCTCTATTTCAGCAGGGCCAGGAAGCTTTTTTCCtgatttgtgtttattttctgCATCAAGGAGGGTAAAGCATTCTAAATATTCCCTAATAGTAGTACATATGGAATATTTTTGGACAAGTCAAGGGGGGCACTTGCCCCCTCtcctcccccccacccccccggCTCCGCCTCCGGTACATGACAAAGACATTCATCAATTTGTGTACTATtacatgctaaaaattaaatactgaCACTAAAATTTTACCATAAGCATTACACACATAACACGCAATATAACCCAATGTACACACATAACATTTATCACCATTTCTATAGCTTATTGTACGTTTCTTGTAACATCAAACAACACCAAACAACTAATATACCTCTAAAATACCATTCAAGAAAATACACATAACACTCattcaagaaaataccaaagcataagtaatacaaattattaaatgaaaattatactctaacaaaaaacatacattatgattgataaatttttataatatctaCAACTATGTTTACCAACACAATAATAAAATTCTCAATgtatttcaaagaagagaatgaGTTAGGTAAACTTGAGATGATGGAGAGATAACACCACTTCTGACCGAAAATTCATAGAATGAGGAGAATATCTGAAAATGATGAGGAGAATTGCTTGAGAAGTAGATATAGCATAAGAACTCATTATAAAAGAACCGAGTACTCTTAATAACTCGATTTCCTATTAATCGGGTTCAACTTCACGTGTGAACAACTAATGTGAAATGGCATCAGAATAGCTTAAAACTCGGTTATATGAAAACCGAGTAAAACGAATAACTCGATTATCGGTTATTCGGGTTTTAAGTACTCGTTTTCTTCATTGACGAGTTCCAAACAGTAACGCTGGAATATTTTATTGCCCAAAAGCCAAGCTGGAACACCAGCGTGGCAAGAACCTGGCCACAACTCGGTTTCTTCATGATCGAGTTACTTAAGTAACTCGCCTTTACGGAGATCGAGTATCCAAACAGGGgcacgcccctatatagtttcgaaacagGGACATTATGCCAAATATGTTTCCCAGAAAGGGCAAAAGGCCAGAATCCCCCTAGAACAATAGCTTAATCTATCAATACCATGATATTCTTCCATCAACATCAGTTTTGAGTATTTTGACAACAAAAGTCTTATGTCATTTGGTTAGCAAAGTTTTTATCAACCAAATCGTAAAGGATGCTCGAACTcttttttaagggtaatttctttgatttttaacTAATCCTTTTTATTATCACCAATTGAATTATAAGACAAAAATTGGGTGAATTGCACCTAACCTAAGGTATTGTACCCAAGTTTTTGCACTAGTTATTCTATATGTAAATCTTTTATGCAACTTGTTTTCTAAGAATATTAGAGTACCTATTGATCATTGCTTTTCAATGCCCTCATGTGTAAACACAAATTACAAGCTAATGTTCATTACAATTTACGGCATGGATAGGAAAGGCCTTACTTCTCAACAATATATACTGCATTTGCTCAGCCAGAAGAAAAAGGTACAGTTCTCAACACTTGctttaacaaatttattaagCAAACTTGGACAAACACTATATGCTAGATAATACCTCTTTCTAAGTAGGTACTACTTTCATGCAGACAGCTAATTAAAGGAGCACAACAAGAGTTGAGACTTTCTAAGAAATAGTATTTGACTATTGCACTCAAGCCTTCTTAAGTTTTaggtgaaaaagaaaactctATATTTAGTGTAGACTTAGGTGGAAAGAAGACAACTCTATATTTAGTGTAGACTCATTAAAgttaggataaaatttaactATCCACTCAATATCCTTTTTAAGCTTTAGGTGGAAAGAAGACAACTCTATATTTAGTGTAGACTCATTAAAGTCaggataaaatttaattataattccactcaatatcattttaatagatgtaaattttgaaaaatccctaattcaattacattttcttcttatattctccatttttacaaaatttccaGAAAGATTAAAAACCCATAGATATATTATCAATcaagtatttaaattttaaatttttgtattataaaattatgcattaaaagtAAGTTTATGAATCAAACAATAAATAACATATAACTGACACATAATTTGACATacgtgttaagaatataaagaacattcaatttaacaatttgattttcaaaatatatagctattaaaaaaatattagatggAGTTATAACCATTagctacaaccaagtttgtagccaaCTTTGCTCCAAGTTATACTACCTATATTTTTCTCTTGAGAAAATTACAGGTGAGCAACTAAGGCCGGCTGCAATTGAGGCCTTGCCCAAGTAGCAGAAAAACCAATAACCAAAttgaactttcttttttcatgaGACACATTTACATatcttaattgaaaaaaaaaaaaaaaaaagaggagaaatcGCAATTACATAAACAATAGCTGTGACATTTTCACAAGAGAAAcagatttaaaatatatatatatatatataataataataataataataaaaaaatcattcagaACCCATTTAAGGTAATGCTAGAAAGACAAATAGACAATGCTGCAATCTTTCCCCTGTTCAATAATGAAAGTTAAAACCTTGAGCTCAAAACATTACATATGCCTTTAGCCCATATCACTTCCATCTCTTGAACTTATGCTTTCCAAACCCGCCATGCTTCCAGCGCTTGCCAAATTTCCCATGCTTAAACTTGCCATGTTTAAACTTTCCGTGACCAAAGCCATGGTGACCCCCATGTCCGAGATGATGAGCACCGTGTGAGAGCTGGTGAGCACCATAAACAGCAGCTGCAGCTGCAGCACCCCCTGCTAGCAATGTTCCCATGCCAGGTCCATGCCCTGTGAGAATTATCTATCAGCAATAATCACCATGAACAAAGTGAAATGGTAGTTACAACTCTACTACCAAACTTATCTCTTCTGAGGTTTATAAAGCATTTATAAGATATCGTTCCATTTGGCTAATATATTACATATACAAGCCGGTAGAGCAGGAGACTGAAAGCACTCCATTAAATGCTTGTGGCCTATTCAAAagtcaattaatttttctttcagtGCTAATGTGGGAAAATTGAATGGTAACATACCCAACATCAGGAATCATACTACAATGATGAATTTTTCATCAGATATAATATATTCATAAGATTCTTAAATTACCAATAAGGACACCAACTAAATAAAATCTTTGGGCTTTCATCAGAGGAAGAGAGCACCCTCTGGCCCTTTTCTGCTACATTTGTAACAACAGAAAGAAAGGATGGACCATTAAGGTCCTCTAAGACTGAAATGAGGATTGAGATTCgcatataagaaaaataagtgAGACAAAATGCATTaactttttcaacaaaataaatggcATATTACGGAAGTTATTAAAATGTTTTCATTGACCTTTCTAAGGGGGCAATGTTTGGgaacatcccaaaatataatAGCGGACAAAGAAAATGAGATGGATGGAACATTATACAAAGATTTTTttagatacaatagaattttaACCTATGGCGTCTATTTCATGATGATCGCTCTTTATCATTAGGCCAAAAcagtaattgatttttggtgtaggtaggaTTCAAATCCCAGATATCTTATTTGATGACaaaagactttaccaattaacTAGACCCATAACATTATTCAAGATTTAGTTAGAAAGATATATGACATATATTGaaagacctaaaataaaatgacgAAACAGATTTAGAAGACATAAACAACAAAAGAACAAATAATCCATGGCCCGTATTtgatattcaaatatatttttgactTATTAAGGTTTctaactttctaaaacactagATGTTGTTCTTTTAAATATAACCtccctttttttaataagaaaaataaggtTTTATCCCAAACATATCCAATTCTGTATCTCATCCATAAACTATCATATCCCACCATATACGTGAGAACAacattaattttcttatttaaggATAAATATTCAATACATATCCCATCATATCCTGATGCATGCATATAAAATATACATATCATATGCATTCATGCTTTGTAGGTGAGAGGAGATTAAATATACCTGAATGATATGGAGGAGCTGATGGAGTAGGATAGCTATATGGTGGAGGGTAACCACCTGGGGGAGGATAGGCTGGTGGAGGGTAACCACCAGGGGGAGGATATCCAGCGGGGGCGTATCCACCTGGGGGAGGATATCCAGCTGGTGGGTAGGCCTGTGGGGGATATCCTTGAGGAGGATATCCTTGTGGAGGATACCCTTGTTGAGGATATCCATGTGAAGAGTGTCCTTGTGGAGGATATCCATGTGAAGAGTGGCTTTGTGGAGGGTAGTATCCTCCAGCATATCCAGCAAGATGTGAAAACATCCCTCTGTCATCAGAGTCATGACCATGCTTATCCTTGCCACCtcccattttttattcaactcaGAATTTATTCTAcaaaattgcaaaaactaggCTGTTAAAGCCAATGTGAAATTGAGATAttatccacacacacaaacgAAAACAAGTACTTCAACTAAAGCAATCAAATGGGAGGAAGTCCATAAATGTTTTAAGAGATCAAGACTATTTTGTTTAGTGAAAGtataagagaaaagaaaatagcaaaacgaagacttagggtatgtttggataccgcttattttgctgaaaactgaaatcacggtagcaaaataatttttaaatgtgtgaatagtaccgtgagacctatttttaatgagagttgtaacgaaaaaagagatttgtgggtcccatgCCCGGAAGTGCATTGGCTTTGCTGAAACGCgtttctccccaaaaaaaaaatgcagacaCAAACGCACAATTAGTTGAGCAATTCTGAacattctctcttcttcttgaagaaatcaagcaaagcataaaaaggAAAGATATGATACCGGTGACATCCCAGTCATGCACTTCTTTACTTAAAACATACAAAAAAGGTCATACCCAGCGCATAAAGCTCCCACTTTTGCGAGGCATAGGAGAGGCGATTAATAGGCCgcccttttttttcttggatagATACAACCCAAGAAGTTGAATATTACCTCTTTCCTCTTTCTTACTGCAAATAGTATTgatttataattgaaaaattttgggttcaGACTTTTCCCAGAATTTTGATTTGGGGGGAGCACATGGGCATAccttcatcaaaaaaaaaaaaaaaaatccaaaaacagcCGAAGATCACACAAAATAACAATAACTAATGAATAAAATTCACCCATTTACAAAATATACTCATGTCACACAAACAAGAACACACGATCAGGCAAATTGGCTCATcagttattactattattattattattttatgaaaaataccAAAAGATTTAACATTTTATGGGGTTTACTCCATAAAGATTCCTATTTGCCCTCAAtgagtttcttttttgtgtAAGTGCCTTATTCAACAGATGGGGAAACTGGAACCCATCATATTATGGGAAAAGTCTATCAAATTCACAAAATCCAAATTATGTGGCATCAACTAATGTGTTTATAATGATACGATTCCTTACATAGAAACATACCCAGATCCCCTTTAAAGATAGataattcttgaattttttttataggaattcTTGAATGTATTTGATCATAgtacaaaagaagaaaacatacaataataataataacatcaaCCACAACAAAGGAATGGaaatttttgaaacataaaaaagaagggagagagaaaggactGACCCAGTTGCCTTGGTTGAATGAATAGTGCTTTGATTGCAATTTACAAATCCGAGAGTGATCTCagacttttcatttttcagagGTTGTTTCAACTGCACCACAAACACCTTCTTTTCCTTAccttgtactttttcttttcttttttgttttgttaagcATATCCTTAATCATTATCATTCAATTTATATGTACCCGTACGCGTCTTACCAACAGAAATTTATTAGTACGCGTGGGCTTGACGCGTTTACTTATTCCTAGCGAATAAAGCTATAGGATCATGTGTCATTTTCAAACATATTATATTTACTGGTCTTATCATGCGCTTATGATgatacttttttgtttttagtggtcgtattttgttaaacaaaaattgtgctttttttttttaattttacatacatatatatatatatatataatttttcttttaaaaatctaatttataagtaaataaatcaatttgaaaaataccAGGAAAGTTgtcctattttttaggtaatattttagtgggagttagagttTCATTTTTACCgaattatcatttaattttgtaTCTACTTAAAAATAGAAGTATAGGGGCATTTTTAAactgaaaaatgagaaattcaaatagaagaagtctcttaaataatagtatagatgtTTTGTTAAGCATATCATTATCATTCAATTTATTAGTACTTGTACGCATCTtaccaacaaaaattttttaGTATGTGTGGGGTTGACGCGTCTACTTATTCCTCTCGATTAAAGCTATAGGATCATGTGTGccattttcaaatatatcatatttaCTAGCCTCATTACACGCGCTTGCAATAAGACTTTTGTttttagtggtcctattttgtaaaacaaaatttgagttttttattttttatatatataatttttcttttaaaaatctaatttataagtggataaaacAGTTTAAAAATCAACAGAAGAGtgaccctattttttaggcaatgttttagtgggagttagagttgcatttttaccggattgtactttagttttgtctctacttaaacataggggtgcaggggcatttttgaactaaaaaatgaggaatccaaataggggaagccccttaaataatagtatagacgTATAAATACAGATAATGATCTCTTTGTATGaagaagattcaaaaaattagttatgatttcaaaaaatattaaaaatactcctaatttaattagataatttttattcctaaaaaaaaaataaggttaagagtgtaattcaaaaa includes the following:
- the LOC115987917 gene encoding glycine-rich protein A3; the encoded protein is MGGGKDKHGHDSDDRGMFSHLAGYAGGYYPPQSHSSHGYPPQGHSSHGYPQQGYPPQGYPPQGYPPQAYPPAGYPPPGGYAPAGYPPPGGYPPPAYPPPGGYPPPYSYPTPSAPPYHSGHGPGMGTLLAGGAAAAAAVYGAHQLSHGAHHLGHGGHHGFGHGKFKHGKFKHGKFGKRWKHGGFGKHKFKRWK